One region of Clostridium sp. Marseille-P299 genomic DNA includes:
- a CDS encoding DUF6063 family protein, producing MNNKNLEKAMDIFAALIVGEEISLESGKNASLYEAYNSNSEVNDMVDLMLKKMNLNIYNYNYSLYVTAGDHNRVFGYSNEELKRMLSLRLNKELYLCYFIMYNIMTYFYSDSATYTFAEYIKLEDVISSVDASLKNIISNLNIMVKNELEESSFEMLALTWDELPVMSKEDTNGIRAGRGSKAAFVKLTFNFLLSQSLMVEAQERYYPTNRFHALIKNYFEEERGRLFEMEQFAKEENTGAEY from the coding sequence ATGAATAACAAAAATCTTGAAAAGGCAATGGACATATTTGCAGCTTTGATTGTTGGTGAAGAAATCAGCTTAGAATCCGGAAAAAATGCAAGTCTTTATGAAGCATATAATTCCAATAGTGAAGTAAATGATATGGTTGATCTTATGCTAAAGAAGATGAATTTGAATATATATAACTATAATTATAGTTTGTATGTAACAGCAGGGGATCATAACCGAGTGTTTGGATACAGCAATGAAGAATTAAAGCGAATGCTTTCCCTTCGCCTTAATAAAGAGCTTTATCTGTGTTATTTTATTATGTATAATATCATGACGTATTTTTATAGCGATTCCGCTACTTATACTTTTGCAGAATATATAAAGTTGGAAGATGTAATTTCTTCTGTGGATGCATCTTTAAAAAATATAATTTCGAATTTAAATATTATGGTGAAAAATGAGCTTGAAGAAAGCAGTTTTGAAATGTTAGCTCTAACTTGGGATGAACTTCCTGTAATGAGTAAAGAAGATACCAATGGGATACGTGCAGGAAGAGGATCTAAAGCAGCTTTTGTAAAACTAACATTTAACTTTTTGCTTTCTCAATCCCTAATGGTAGAAGCGCAGGAGCGATACTATCCAACCAACCGTTTTCATGCACTGATTAAGAATTATTTTGAAGAAGAGCGTGGACGTTTGTTTGAAATGGAGCAATTCGCAAAGGAGGAAAATACCGGTGCCGAATATTAA
- a CDS encoding Ig-like domain-containing protein encodes MSTNYIDIEAVSGSPRNLVKQDLKFKTGKFVWRIKFTAPLNPATVNNMNLYVTTAAETPLKTLIRYDSVNNYIEIEPLEAYAKDESYILNISKKVQSKGGQTLKDDIQLRFKV; translated from the coding sequence ATGAGCACGAACTACATTGATATTGAGGCAGTTTCAGGAAGCCCTAGAAACCTAGTAAAACAGGATTTAAAATTTAAAACTGGCAAATTCGTTTGGCGAATTAAATTTACTGCACCATTAAATCCTGCAACCGTTAATAATATGAATCTATATGTTACAACTGCAGCTGAAACACCATTAAAAACCTTAATACGTTATGACTCCGTCAATAACTATATCGAAATTGAACCTCTAGAGGCTTATGCCAAAGATGAATCCTATATCTTAAACATTTCCAAGAAAGTTCAATCAAAAGGCGGACAAACCCTAAAAGATGATATTCAGTTGCGATTCAAAGTCTAA
- the metK gene encoding methionine adenosyltransferase — translation MNNKLLFTSESVTEGHPDKICDQISDAVLDALLAQDPMSRVACETAITTGLVLVMGEITTQGYVDIQKIVRDTVREIGYDRAKYGFDADTCGVIVALDEQSADIAMGVDKALEAKENTMTDEDIEAIGAGDQGMMFGFASNETEEFMPYPISLAHKLTKQLSIVRKNGTLSYLRPDGKSQVTVEYNEEGQPVHINAVVLSTQHDPDVTQEQIHEDIKKYVFEPVLPKDLIDENTKYFINPTGRFVIGGPNGDSGLTGRKIIVDTYGGYSRHGGGAFSGKDCTKVDRSASYAARYVAKNIVAAGLADKCEIQLSYAIGVAKPTSIMVDTFGTGKLSNEKLTEIINENFDLRPAGIIKMLDLRRPIYKQTAAYGHFGRNDLDLPWEKLDKVEDLKKYL, via the coding sequence ATGAATAACAAATTACTTTTTACATCTGAATCGGTAACGGAAGGACATCCAGATAAAATCTGTGATCAAATCTCTGATGCTGTACTTGATGCCTTACTTGCTCAAGACCCTATGAGTCGTGTTGCTTGTGAAACAGCAATTACAACAGGATTAGTTTTGGTTATGGGTGAAATTACAACTCAAGGTTATGTAGATATTCAAAAAATTGTTCGTGACACAGTTCGTGAAATTGGATATGATAGAGCAAAATATGGTTTTGACGCAGATACATGTGGTGTAATTGTTGCATTAGATGAGCAATCTGCAGACATCGCTATGGGTGTTGATAAAGCCTTAGAAGCAAAAGAAAACACAATGACTGATGAAGACATCGAAGCAATCGGTGCAGGTGACCAGGGTATGATGTTTGGATTTGCTTCCAATGAAACAGAAGAATTTATGCCTTATCCAATTTCCTTAGCTCATAAATTAACAAAGCAGTTATCCATTGTACGTAAGAATGGAACTCTTTCTTATCTTCGTCCAGATGGTAAGTCTCAAGTAACAGTAGAATACAATGAAGAGGGACAACCTGTTCATATCAATGCTGTAGTTTTATCTACACAGCATGATCCAGATGTAACTCAGGAACAAATTCATGAAGATATTAAAAAGTATGTATTTGAACCTGTATTACCAAAAGATTTAATTGATGAAAATACTAAGTATTTCATTAACCCAACAGGACGCTTTGTTATTGGTGGACCAAATGGAGATAGTGGTTTAACTGGTAGAAAGATTATCGTTGATACTTACGGCGGATATTCTCGTCACGGTGGCGGTGCATTCTCTGGTAAGGATTGTACAAAAGTAGACCGTTCTGCATCTTATGCAGCAAGATATGTTGCTAAGAATATTGTAGCTGCAGGTCTTGCAGATAAGTGTGAAATTCAACTTTCTTACGCAATCGGTGTAGCAAAACCAACTTCTATCATGGTTGATACTTTTGGTACAGGTAAGCTTTCTAATGAAAAGTTAACTGAAATTATCAATGAAAACTTTGATTTACGTCCAGCAGGAATCATTAAAATGTTAGATTTAAGAAGACCAATTTATAAGCAAACAGCTGCTTATGGTCACTTTGGTAGAAATGATTTAGATTTACCTTGGGAGAAACTTGACAAGGTTGAGGATTTAAAAAAATATTTATAA
- a CDS encoding shikimate kinase, giving the protein MKRNNIVLIGMPGAGKSTMGVVLAKVLGYQFLDADLLIQKEEKRLLKDIIKEEGLEGFINIEERVNKNIQANRTVIATGGSVIYGENAMEHLREIGLVVYLQLGYEKINSRLGNIKQRGVALKKGQTLHDLYLERCPLYERYAHITINCENLDIEGVVEAIVEGTKTILE; this is encoded by the coding sequence ATGAAGCGAAATAATATTGTTTTGATTGGCATGCCTGGAGCAGGAAAAAGTACGATGGGAGTAGTCCTAGCTAAAGTATTGGGATATCAATTCTTAGATGCGGATCTGCTGATACAAAAGGAAGAAAAAAGATTATTAAAGGATATTATTAAAGAGGAAGGCTTGGAGGGGTTTATCAATATTGAAGAGAGAGTGAATAAAAACATTCAAGCAAATAGGACAGTTATAGCAACAGGCGGAAGTGTTATTTATGGTGAAAATGCCATGGAGCATTTGCGAGAAATTGGGTTGGTTGTGTATTTACAATTAGGTTATGAAAAAATAAATAGCCGATTAGGGAATATAAAGCAACGAGGAGTTGCATTAAAAAAAGGACAGACTTTACATGACTTATATTTGGAAAGATGTCCACTTTATGAAAGATATGCTCATATTACAATCAATTGTGAAAATTTAGATATTGAGGGTGTAGTAGAAGCAATTGTGGAAGGAACGAAAACAATTTTAGAATAG
- a CDS encoding tetratricopeptide repeat protein: MERYHNIVKIEKIKKCLEQEELGTALKVAQTINKKKIKNLSDLSILAEAFFQNKHYEEAREIFLSIYSKNKARRILAQLVHLSIKLNDVEGAEKYLEEFKRIAPKDFYHHIYRYNIDKMAGKEIDVLIADLEALKNDSYMESWAYELAKLYHKASMKDKCIEECSNIILWFGNGVYVEKAKALKAYYMGEIDLSEIEGKEQELREEQIAKQIKNILSEYELKEKEKEGSLEKYNEDEEGDTVSKKEYQTQESVEDFIDEFNTEEDIDNFVEESIVEESMENSAEEVEVEESMENSMEEVEIEESMENSMEEVEVEESLENSMDESEVEESIESTIEEDKVEESLKTLEEVDGAKDSKGYILEEKVVKESIENSVIENKEVDVTKSSETIDNSVDAVETSEKESSIKEPLLNKSELEAMKKSLLKHANLLENEKLDLIYNEEDAEFVKDNELVSEEVKETKDATYQAEPINLSSLSLDENKELYRIIQKEGIKVEDILRNYVRMDTVGKQVIQCLQNIVDDGYNNVNFIITGPKSSGKTYLAKCISKFMRKINRNVSSKIALIDSNKLNEIDLESKKKQLINCTLIIERAGSLNAKSIAWLLELYKSHTNCALIYLEDNMENMNKLLEKHMELKEVFLNRIEVPNYTAEDYLGFAYDYLTEREYEIEVDAYELLHDKLQKQLQQKREYSLDDVFSLMHSVIKNAEDRSAKQLLIHAQKGEFKNSDLLVITKEDVDRA; this comes from the coding sequence ATGGAAAGATATCATAATATTGTTAAAATAGAAAAAATAAAAAAGTGTTTGGAGCAGGAAGAGCTTGGAACAGCGCTTAAGGTTGCTCAAACCATTAACAAAAAGAAAATTAAAAATTTATCGGATTTAAGTATATTAGCAGAGGCATTCTTTCAGAATAAACACTATGAAGAAGCAAGAGAAATCTTTCTGTCCATTTATTCCAAAAACAAGGCTCGTAGAATTCTTGCTCAATTAGTACATTTATCAATAAAATTAAACGATGTAGAAGGTGCAGAAAAATATTTGGAGGAATTTAAACGAATTGCTCCAAAGGATTTTTATCATCATATTTATCGCTATAATATTGATAAAATGGCAGGCAAAGAGATTGATGTTTTAATTGCCGACTTAGAAGCATTAAAAAATGACTCCTATATGGAAAGTTGGGCTTACGAACTTGCTAAGCTTTATCACAAGGCTTCTATGAAAGATAAGTGTATCGAAGAATGCTCTAATATTATTTTATGGTTTGGAAATGGAGTTTACGTTGAGAAGGCAAAGGCATTAAAAGCTTACTATATGGGTGAGATTGACTTATCTGAAATTGAGGGAAAAGAGCAGGAATTAAGAGAAGAGCAAATCGCTAAGCAGATAAAGAATATTTTAAGTGAATATGAATTAAAGGAAAAAGAAAAAGAGGGCTCTTTAGAAAAATATAATGAAGATGAAGAAGGGGATACTGTAAGTAAGAAAGAGTATCAGACCCAAGAATCTGTCGAAGACTTTATCGATGAATTTAATACAGAAGAAGATATAGATAACTTTGTGGAAGAGTCCATAGTAGAGGAGAGTATGGAAAACTCTGCGGAAGAGGTCGAAGTAGAGGAGAGTATGGAAAACTCTATGGAAGAGGTCGAAATAGAGGAGAGTATGGAAAACTCTATGGAAGAGGTCGAAGTAGAGGAGAGCCTAGAAAACTCTATGGATGAGTCTGAGGTAGAGGAGAGTATAGAAAGTACTATTGAAGAAGATAAAGTAGAGGAATCCTTAAAAACTTTAGAGGAAGTGGATGGAGCTAAAGATTCTAAAGGATATATTTTAGAAGAGAAAGTAGTGAAGGAGTCTATAGAAAACTCTGTAATAGAGAATAAAGAAGTAGATGTAACAAAAAGCTCTGAAACAATAGATAATTCAGTAGATGCAGTAGAAACTTCCGAAAAAGAGAGTAGTATTAAGGAACCTCTTTTAAATAAATCTGAGTTAGAAGCGATGAAAAAATCGCTTTTAAAGCATGCCAATTTATTAGAGAATGAAAAATTAGATTTAATATACAATGAAGAAGATGCCGAATTTGTTAAAGATAATGAGTTAGTATCAGAAGAAGTAAAAGAAACGAAAGATGCAACTTATCAAGCGGAGCCAATTAATTTATCTTCACTCTCACTAGATGAGAATAAAGAGCTATATCGTATTATCCAAAAAGAAGGCATAAAAGTAGAGGATATTTTACGTAATTATGTCCGTATGGATACTGTGGGAAAACAGGTAATCCAATGCTTACAAAACATAGTGGATGATGGTTACAATAATGTGAACTTTATTATAACTGGACCAAAATCTTCAGGAAAGACTTACTTAGCAAAGTGTATTTCTAAATTTATGCGAAAAATAAATCGAAATGTTTCTTCTAAAATCGCTTTAATTGATTCAAATAAATTAAATGAAATTGATTTAGAATCAAAGAAAAAGCAGCTGATTAATTGCACCTTAATTATTGAGCGTGCAGGTAGTTTAAATGCCAAAAGCATTGCTTGGTTATTAGAGTTGTATAAAAGCCATACGAATTGCGCTCTTATATATTTAGAAGATAATATGGAGAATATGAATAAGCTTTTAGAAAAGCATATGGAGCTTAAAGAAGTATTTTTGAATCGGATAGAAGTACCAAATTATACAGCAGAAGACTATTTGGGATTTGCATATGATTATTTAACTGAGAGAGAATATGAAATAGAAGTAGATGCGTATGAACTACTACATGATAAATTACAAAAGCAATTACAACAAAAAAGAGAATACTCTTTGGATGATGTATTCTCATTGATGCATAGTGTTATAAAAAATGCTGAGGACAGAAGTGCAAAACAACTTTTAATTCACGCGCAAAAAGGTGAATTTAAAAATTCTGATTTATTGGTTATTACGAAAGAAGATGTTGATAGGGCTTAA
- a CDS encoding flavin reductase → MEKETFKSGNMLYPLPVVMISCSDGEGHDNIITVAWAGTVCTNPPMLSISIRPERYSYGLIEKTKEFVVNLTTEDLAKATDFCGVRSGRNIDKFNEMKLTKAKGDHVNAPMILESPVNIECRVRDIIKLGSHDMFLADVLAVHVNKQLMNEKGKLELNRSNPIVYSHGEYYGIGSLLGTFGYSVKKEVQKKETKEKDKKREKQKDDANKESIRNTDSHKKDDKKDHKKEKKKDNKKDNKKDSKKVNKKREASSNQINKKDASKKTKKENKKKPIK, encoded by the coding sequence ATGGAGAAGGAAACATTTAAATCAGGAAATATGCTTTATCCATTGCCAGTTGTTATGATTAGCTGTAGCGATGGAGAAGGGCATGATAATATAATAACCGTCGCATGGGCAGGAACTGTTTGTACGAATCCACCCATGCTTTCAATTTCCATACGACCAGAACGATATTCATATGGACTTATTGAAAAAACAAAAGAATTTGTGGTAAACTTAACAACTGAGGATCTAGCAAAGGCTACTGACTTTTGTGGCGTTAGATCTGGAAGAAATATTGACAAGTTTAATGAAATGAAATTAACGAAAGCAAAAGGAGATCATGTAAATGCTCCAATGATTTTAGAGTCTCCTGTAAACATTGAATGTCGTGTTAGGGATATCATTAAACTAGGTTCTCATGATATGTTTTTAGCGGATGTACTTGCAGTTCACGTAAATAAGCAATTAATGAATGAAAAAGGAAAGCTTGAGTTAAATCGATCCAATCCAATTGTATATTCACATGGTGAATATTATGGAATCGGATCTTTACTTGGGACTTTTGGCTATTCTGTGAAAAAAGAAGTACAGAAAAAGGAAACGAAAGAAAAAGATAAGAAGAGAGAAAAGCAAAAAGATGATGCGAATAAGGAAAGTATAAGAAATACGGATTCGCATAAGAAAGACGATAAGAAAGACCATAAAAAAGAGAAAAAGAAAGACAATAAAAAAGACAATAAAAAAGACAGTAAGAAAGTCAATAAGAAAAGAGAAGCTAGCTCAAATCAGATAAACAAGAAAGATGCTAGTAAAAAGACAAAAAAAGAAAATAAAAAGAAACCAATAAAATAA
- the tadA gene encoding tRNA adenosine(34) deaminase TadA, with the protein MDEIYMKEALKQAKKAAAIGEVPIGCVIVYNDSIIARGYNKRNTKKTTLAHAEMIAIEKASKRLGDWRLEGCTMYVTLEPCQMCSGAIVQSRLDKVVIGSMNPKAGCAGSVCNLLQMQEFNHQVELITGVLEEECTNLLQSFFKELREQKKKEKLQNKDK; encoded by the coding sequence ATGGACGAAATATATATGAAAGAAGCTTTAAAGCAAGCAAAAAAAGCCGCTGCAATTGGTGAAGTTCCCATTGGCTGCGTAATTGTTTATAATGATTCCATTATTGCTAGAGGTTATAACAAAAGAAACACAAAAAAAACGACTCTTGCACACGCAGAAATGATAGCCATTGAAAAGGCTAGTAAACGTTTGGGAGATTGGCGTTTGGAAGGCTGTACCATGTATGTCACTTTAGAGCCTTGCCAAATGTGCTCTGGAGCTATCGTGCAATCTCGCCTTGATAAAGTGGTCATTGGTTCTATGAATCCAAAAGCTGGCTGCGCTGGCTCCGTATGTAATCTATTGCAAATGCAAGAGTTTAATCATCAGGTAGAACTTATCACTGGGGTTTTAGAAGAAGAGTGTACGAATTTATTACAAAGTTTTTTTAAAGAATTAAGGGAACAAAAGAAAAAGGAAAAACTTCAAAATAAAGATAAATAA
- a CDS encoding ABC transporter ATP-binding protein, translating to MLELIHVSKHYKKVIAVKDLSFCIDKGEVFGIIGENGAGKSTTLSMIATLIKPEEGSILFEGKDIVKHPKVIRQSLGYVPQDIALYESLTGYDNILFWGRAYHVSDKLIHQRLAILSDMVGFSASLLNKKVKEYSGGMKRKLNIIAALLHQPKLVIFDEPTVGIDIRSRKQILKAILELKRNGTSVIFVGHHMDEIESICDRILVLKDGRSIYNGTMKEAVNRQTGKIPLEQLYMELMNQS from the coding sequence ATGCTTGAACTAATACATGTGAGTAAACATTATAAAAAGGTTATAGCTGTGAAAGATCTTTCCTTTTGCATAGATAAGGGCGAAGTCTTTGGGATAATTGGTGAGAATGGTGCCGGAAAATCAACGACTTTGTCCATGATTGCTACTTTAATAAAACCAGAGGAAGGTAGCATTTTATTCGAAGGCAAGGATATTGTGAAACATCCAAAGGTTATTAGGCAATCTCTTGGATATGTTCCACAAGATATTGCACTTTATGAATCTTTAACTGGTTATGATAATATATTATTTTGGGGAAGAGCCTATCATGTAAGTGATAAATTAATACACCAAAGATTAGCCATACTTAGTGACATGGTAGGTTTTTCTGCAAGTTTACTAAATAAAAAGGTAAAAGAATATTCAGGCGGGATGAAACGTAAATTAAATATTATAGCAGCTTTGTTGCATCAGCCTAAATTAGTTATATTTGATGAGCCTACGGTTGGCATTGATATTAGATCAAGAAAACAAATCTTAAAAGCAATCCTTGAATTAAAAAGGAATGGAACTTCTGTTATATTTGTTGGGCATCATATGGATGAAATTGAATCAATTTGTGATCGTATTTTGGTATTAAAAGATGGAAGAAGCATATATAATGGAACTATGAAAGAGGCAGTAAACCGTCAAACGGGCAAGATACCATTAGAACAATTGTATATGGAATTGATGAATCAATCATAA
- a CDS encoding anaerobic ribonucleoside-triphosphate reductase activating protein: protein MKIAGLQKLTLLDYPKHIACTIFTNGCNFCCPFCQNAPLVLHPHEQPQITELELFDFLKKRRGVLEGVCITGGEPTLQTDLISFIDQIKELGFLVKLDTNGYKPSILKELIDTKKIDYVAMDIKNSKEKYGQTIGLDSFHLNNIEKSVEILLVSDIPYEFRTTVVKECHTPDDFLSIGKWLQGAKNYYLQAFKDSGDLIKGGLHPLSKEEMLHIKDLLTSYIPQTSLRGID, encoded by the coding sequence ATGAAAATTGCTGGGTTACAAAAACTAACGCTTTTAGATTATCCAAAACACATTGCATGTACAATTTTTACGAATGGTTGCAACTTTTGTTGTCCTTTTTGCCAAAATGCACCTTTGGTTTTACATCCTCATGAACAGCCTCAAATTACAGAGCTTGAACTTTTTGATTTTTTAAAAAAGAGAAGAGGGGTACTAGAAGGAGTCTGTATTACAGGTGGAGAGCCAACCTTACAAACTGATCTTATTTCATTTATTGATCAAATAAAAGAACTTGGTTTCTTGGTAAAACTAGATACCAATGGTTATAAACCAAGCATTCTAAAAGAATTAATAGATACAAAGAAAATTGACTATGTTGCTATGGATATTAAAAACTCCAAAGAAAAATATGGTCAAACAATAGGATTAGATTCTTTTCATCTAAACAATATTGAAAAAAGTGTCGAAATATTACTTGTAAGTGATATTCCTTATGAATTCCGTACAACCGTCGTGAAAGAATGTCATACTCCAGATGATTTTTTATCCATTGGAAAATGGTTGCAAGGTGCAAAAAATTATTATTTACAAGCTTTCAAAGATTCTGGAGATTTAATTAAAGGAGGATTACACCCTCTTAGCAAAGAAGAAATGCTACATATCAAAGACCTGCTCACTTCTTATATCCCACAAACTAGCTTGCGTGGGATTGATTAG
- a CDS encoding UDP-N-acetylglucosamine 1-carboxyvinyltransferase has protein sequence MEQYIIKGGKALAGEVTIGGAKNAALGIIAAAVMTDETVTIENLPDVRDINVLLKALEEIGAKVDRIDRHTAKITGENISTLNIDQDSIRKIRGSYYLLGALLGKYKNAQVALPGGCNIGSRPIDQHIKGFEALGAEVKIQHGLIQVEAKKLLGNHIYLDVVSVGATINIMMAAALAEGLTTIENAAKEPHIVDVANFLNSMGANIKGAGTDVIRVKGVTKLHGSTYSIIPDQIEAGTFMLAAAATKGDVIVKNVIPKHLEAITAKLVEIGAEVEEFDDAVRVVATKRLGHTQVKTLPYPGFPTDMQPQISTVLAMSTGTSIVTESIFESRFKYVDELARMGASVKVEGNTAIIDGVKELTGATVSAPDLRAGAALVIAGLAADGFTVVEQIEYIERGYENFEEKMRELGATIEKVDSNDEKALRKFKLKVG, from the coding sequence ATGGAGCAGTATATTATAAAAGGTGGGAAAGCATTAGCTGGTGAAGTCACAATCGGTGGCGCCAAGAATGCCGCACTTGGGATTATAGCGGCAGCAGTAATGACAGATGAGACCGTAACAATAGAAAATTTACCGGATGTGCGTGATATTAATGTTTTGTTAAAAGCACTTGAAGAAATTGGTGCTAAAGTTGATAGAATTGATAGACATACAGCAAAAATAACTGGAGAGAATATATCAACATTAAATATTGATCAAGATTCAATAAGAAAAATTCGTGGCTCCTATTATTTATTAGGAGCATTGTTAGGTAAATATAAAAATGCGCAGGTAGCATTGCCTGGTGGATGTAATATTGGAAGTAGACCAATTGATCAACATATAAAAGGTTTTGAAGCACTTGGTGCTGAAGTTAAAATACAGCATGGATTAATTCAAGTAGAAGCTAAGAAATTATTAGGAAATCATATTTATTTAGATGTTGTTAGTGTTGGAGCAACGATTAATATTATGATGGCAGCTGCACTTGCGGAAGGTTTAACAACAATTGAAAATGCTGCAAAAGAGCCACATATTGTTGATGTTGCAAACTTTTTAAATAGTATGGGTGCTAACATAAAAGGTGCAGGTACAGATGTAATTCGTGTAAAAGGTGTAACGAAATTACATGGAAGCACTTACTCCATTATTCCTGATCAAATTGAAGCAGGTACTTTTATGCTTGCTGCAGCTGCAACAAAGGGTGATGTAATTGTAAAGAATGTTATACCAAAGCATTTAGAAGCGATTACTGCAAAACTTGTTGAAATAGGTGCAGAAGTAGAAGAGTTTGATGATGCTGTCCGTGTTGTAGCAACAAAACGTTTAGGACATACACAAGTTAAAACCTTACCATATCCTGGGTTTCCAACGGATATGCAACCTCAAATTTCAACTGTTTTAGCAATGTCTACAGGAACTAGTATAGTTACAGAAAGTATTTTTGAAAGTCGCTTTAAGTATGTGGACGAACTTGCAAGAATGGGTGCGTCTGTTAAAGTAGAAGGAAATACTGCTATTATTGATGGTGTAAAAGAATTGACTGGTGCTACTGTAAGTGCTCCAGATTTAAGAGCAGGTGCTGCACTTGTAATTGCAGGACTTGCAGCAGATGGCTTTACTGTAGTAGAGCAAATCGAATATATTGAACGTGGTTATGAAAATTTCGAAGAAAAAATGCGCGAACTTGGTGCTACTATTGAGAAAGTAGATTCTAATGATGAGAAAGCGCTTCGTAAATTTAAATTAAAAGTTGGTTGA
- a CDS encoding HD-GYP domain-containing protein, which produces MKSVKILTKQATPGMTVADDIYTFNNQLIIPNGTILTDKAITRLKFYSIKNILISVTEDIPEPMPTEPYDKELHSEKVKNSVAFKDFNNSLLNSTASLKKELIQIANGNKEINTDALYKQINALARKARNGIHLFDMLHCLRDIEDETFIHSVNVALICNTMAHWLNFGKKDTETATLCGLLHDIGKLAIPKEVIYKTEKLTEEEFEIVRSHTTKGYNILQQSNVNIHIKMTSIMHHERCDGSGYPMGIKGDQIDRFAKLVMIADVYDAMTSARVYRDALCPFEVLSMFNTEGFKKFDPKYLMTFVEHVYQTYLNNNVRLNNKAIGKIVMMNQFSSTKPVIAFPDNTYVDLTKETDLFIEAIL; this is translated from the coding sequence ATGAAGTCGGTTAAGATCTTAACAAAACAGGCAACCCCCGGAATGACAGTCGCTGATGACATTTATACATTTAATAATCAGCTTATTATTCCTAACGGTACCATATTAACAGATAAGGCGATTACGCGTCTTAAATTTTATTCTATAAAAAATATACTCATTTCTGTTACAGAAGATATCCCAGAACCCATGCCAACAGAACCTTATGATAAGGAATTACATTCAGAGAAAGTAAAAAATTCAGTGGCTTTTAAAGATTTTAACAATTCCCTCTTAAACTCCACGGCTTCATTAAAAAAAGAGTTAATCCAAATTGCCAATGGAAACAAAGAAATAAATACAGATGCGCTGTATAAGCAAATCAATGCTTTAGCAAGAAAAGCACGTAACGGGATTCACTTATTTGATATGTTGCATTGCTTAAGAGATATTGAAGATGAGACATTTATACATTCTGTAAATGTTGCTTTGATTTGCAATACAATGGCCCACTGGTTAAATTTTGGTAAAAAAGACACTGAAACTGCAACACTTTGCGGACTTCTCCATGACATTGGAAAATTAGCAATCCCAAAAGAGGTAATCTACAAAACAGAAAAACTTACGGAAGAGGAATTTGAGATCGTTCGGTCCCATACAACAAAAGGGTATAATATATTACAACAAAGTAATGTTAATATCCATATTAAAATGACAAGCATTATGCACCACGAACGCTGTGATGGAAGTGGTTATCCTATGGGGATAAAGGGCGATCAAATTGATAGATTTGCTAAGTTAGTTATGATTGCAGACGTATATGATGCTATGACATCTGCACGTGTATATCGTGATGCTCTTTGTCCTTTTGAGGTATTATCCATGTTTAATACCGAAGGGTTTAAGAAGTTTGATCCTAAATATTTAATGACCTTTGTAGAACATGTTTATCAAACATATTTAAATAACAACGTACGACTAAATAATAAAGCCATTGGTAAAATCGTTATGATGAATCAGTTTTCCTCTACAAAACCTGTAATAGCGTTTCCTGACAACACATATGTTGATCTTACAAAAGAAACTGATCTTTTTATTGAGGCTATACTATAA